In one Pseudomonas tensinigenes genomic region, the following are encoded:
- a CDS encoding methyl-accepting chemotaxis protein, which produces MVDANNKLYKVVKFATVITDQVNREQAVADAASIAYSTSQQTDSTAQRGTTVVTEAVNVMRDLSRHMQAAGEGIEALNEQSQVIGTIVKTISGIAEQTNLLALNAAIEAARAGEQGRGFAVVADEVRQLASRTSQATEEIVTVVRRNQEMARNAVALMTDGKLQAEQGLALAAEAGTVIVEIQDGAQKVVNAVGQFANQLSH; this is translated from the coding sequence GTGGTCGATGCCAACAACAAATTGTACAAAGTGGTGAAGTTCGCCACCGTGATCACTGATCAGGTCAACCGCGAACAAGCCGTCGCCGACGCGGCGAGCATCGCCTACAGCACCTCGCAGCAAACCGACAGCACCGCGCAACGTGGTACCACCGTGGTCACCGAGGCGGTGAATGTGATGCGTGATCTGTCGCGGCACATGCAGGCTGCCGGTGAGGGTATCGAGGCACTGAACGAGCAGTCGCAAGTGATCGGCACCATCGTCAAAACCATCAGCGGCATTGCCGAACAGACCAACCTGCTGGCGCTCAACGCTGCCATTGAGGCGGCGCGCGCCGGTGAGCAGGGCCGTGGTTTTGCGGTGGTGGCCGACGAGGTGCGACAACTGGCCTCGCGCACCAGTCAGGCGACTGAAGAGATCGTCACCGTGGTGCGGCGGAACCAGGAAATGGCACGCAACGCCGTGGCCCTGATGACTGATGGCAAGCTCCAGGCCGAACAAGGGTTGGCGCTGGCGGCAGAGGCGGGCACGGTGATTGTCGAGATTCAGGACGGTGCGCAGAAGGTCGT